Genomic window (Corticium candelabrum chromosome 3, ooCorCand1.1, whole genome shotgun sequence):
acacagacacagacacagacacagacacagacacacagacacagacacagacacagacacagacacacagacacagacacagacacagacacagacacagacacagacacacacacacacacacacacacacacacacacacacacactgtgacacacaccgtaacacacacacacacacacacacacacacacacacacacacacacacacacacactgtaacacacaccgtaacacacacacacacacacacacacacacacacacacacacacacacacactgtgacacacaccgtaacacacacacacacacacacacacacacacacacacacacacacacacacacactgtgacacacacactgtgacccacacacacacacacacacacacacacacacacacaaacacacacacacacacacacacacacacacacacacacacaaacacacacacacacacacacacacacacacacacacacacacactgtgacacacacactgtgacccacacacacacacacacacacacacacacacacacacacacacacacacacacacaaacacacacacacacacacacacacacacacacacacacacacacacacactgtgacacacacactgtgacacacacacacacacacacacacacacacacacacacacacacacacaaacacaaacacacacacacacacacaaacacacacacacacacacacacacacacacacacacactgtgacacacacacacacacacacacacacacacacacacacacacacacactgtgacacacacacacacacacacacacacacacacacacacacacacacacacacacatacacacacagacacgcacatgcacacgcacgcacgcacacacacacacacacacacacacacacacacacacacacacagtgacacgctctcgcaaaatttcaaaaaaatttattatttataatgtAATAACAATTATCAATAATGTTGTTTGTTCAGTTGTCTCTTACTTTTGTCCTTCTGAGAAATCTTCTCATGTCTTTTGCTTTGACAGATTTGACATCACTCTGAATGCTAAGAGCGTCTAACATTGTGCCAAGTaagatatttttgttgtcGCCATAACGATTTCACTTCGTAATAACAGTTTTCTACagttaaaaaataaataggAGACAATTAGTCATATgtacaaaacacaaatttttaattttaaatgaTCAAATTCTAGTGTATCATTCCGACGTTATTAcctaaatatattattattaaatatatattaaattaaaaatatattattatctCATATTTGCCGGTGTCGCGTGCTGAGATTGTCACCGTGCCGAGATTGTTGGCGCTTGCGCAAAATAGAACTGACATTCTCAACACTCAATACAAGCGTGCTGAAGTTGCTTACATGCTGAAATTGCTGACTTGTGCCCATGCGTGAAACAAATTTAGAGATCTTTGAGAAATCTATAGCAATTATtgttagttatatattaattaactattttactaggttacaacaatgtaaagCACTGGGTTGAAGTAAATAATTTAGTTGTTAAGAATAATTATGTACTACATAATATGTATATGCTATATACATTTATCTATATATAATTTTcttataaaattatttatttattaattacatacaaGTTTATACAATTTGGAATATAATTAGACATAAtaactacacatgcacatttgTACAAATAAATCTCTCCTACCTTTGTCAATTGACATCCCAATGGTGAGCCTTGGCCAGGTTGTTGGCGtttctaatttattttttgCTAACCCTAGTGGAAAGCTTTGTGTCAGGAGACAAGTTACAAGATTCTGGCATCACTCTCTGCGAGGACATGACAAGGTCTGTCTTCCCTATCTGcaattgtattttgtttcagatcatccatggtCTTCACAAGTGAGTGCACGCAGCTATTGTCTATCCAAGAAACAAAAAACCCTCAATATAATGATACTTAAATGTGTGAACAATCTCAGCACGCCGGATGTAGACTTACGCGCCGAAATAGttgctgagcatgcgcagactgtaaaatacaatcaGCACAGTGACAATCTCAGCACGCTACCCGGCAAGTTAGCAGACTGAGCCGGAAAACGAGCGAGTGTAAAGATCCGGTCACTCCGTGaatttgctgctgttgcagaCAGTCCGCGCTTCATTAATTAGCAGAAATGGTCATCAGGAAGTTCGAGGCTTTAAAGAAACTGCGGACTCTGTATAAACGACGTTTAGTTCTGTTACGAAATCAATCAATACTGACGCagcaaatttatttatatcaataatcTACAATTTTACTGCAATCAGACTTCTCAAAGTCAAAAGACGACATATATGCAGACAAATCTCAATACAAACTAACAGTTATGTGCAAATATTACAAAGCAGAGTAAAATATTTGTGTTCTATGAGTCAGTATAAGAAAACATGGTGTGCAAGACTAAACAGAGAACACAAAAACTAGTTGGAGTTGCTTCCACGTCGATCTTCATCTTTGTAGTGTCAAAAAATTACAGTTTGCTGTACAACTTTATGAGGCCACCAAGCAGAAGAGCAACATGTACTCTTGTGTCCCCATCAATACAAGTAGTACGTATGCATGCGTTATGACTCTCCATGATACCCTAGCTCGCAATGCTGTTGCCCAAAATATCCAAACTTTTACAAAAACATCATGAAGAATAGCAATCTCGAATATGTCTCTCGTATCTCTCAAGATCCCTTACCGAGAACCGAGTCCCACATTTCAAGCATTGCATAGTATCGCGACTAGGAGGACCCAACATTGACCTCGACCCTCCTAGGCTCATAGAATACCCACCAACAGAGGACCGGCCGACCCCGGAATCGTCCCTGCCGGCGTCGTGCCTCTTCAACCCTCCAACGTCTCTCAAAGACGACAAGGTGCGCGAGCTTGCGGCTGGTGAAACTCTCATCTCTCGCTGTCTGGTCTGAAACGGTCCCGGATGTCGTGACTCATTGTGCACACTCTGGAATGTCGGCAATGACTGTGGTGCCAAATCACTGGCCGCAGAAAAGCCGGTGTCTACACGCTCGTCGTTGTGCACGCCAGGACGGGCCGAAATCGACGACAACAACTGCGAATTTCGAGATACTAACTCTGGTTGAAGTTGTTCTTCACCCATGTATGCCCTTCCACTCGAGCCAAGCTAAAATTGTGACAATCACAGTTGATGTTATTGCTGTTCGTTTAACAGAGAGCGCTGACATAGTCACTCACCCCAGATGATGACTCTTCTCGTCGCCTCGGTATCGTGTCTACGCGTCCGATGCTCACGTTCTGAAGCGACGTCTCAAGTGAGGCAATCTAGTGGCAAATTGGCATGTCAACATGAAAGTTATCGTCGAACTCATTCCGCAAGGTAAAATTCTAAAATGGTAGCGTCTTGCAGGTGGCTCAAGTGACGTAAATACCACTTCGTGATTGGACGTTCGCATGTTTACCGTACATCCCTGTTGGGTGACAGACCTACCTAATCAAAACTGTTTGTCCTATTGCAATACGCTTTTCGCAACTCACTACTAATGCTCgcaattaaaatttcaatttataTATGCAATACCTTGGCCGCCATCTGGCGCTCGTTTGTACTCAATGATGCATTGATATCTTGCAACGTCTTCATTTCAGATTCATATCTTCCAACCTTAGttaaacaacaaagaaaacacaTTACATATACAGACTGAGCTCTGCACGTGTAGAGTATAACATGTGATGTACCTTATTCTCAAATAATTTCACCGTTTCCGTTTGGCTTTCACCATCACGCTTAGCTGTCTCTTGAAGCAACTCGACGCGCTCTTTCAGATTACTATTCTCCTCCTTCAATGTCTTACATTCTAATTTGACTCTCTTATAATCACTTTCTACTCTAGCTGCAGCTTCTTCCAAAGCGCTATCTCTAAGACGTCTCAACTCTTCTTCAAGTCGTTCATTTCTATGTCTCAATTCATCCCTCTTTTCTTGTATAGCTGCCATCTCAGTAACAAGGCGATCCAGTTGAGCTTTTAAATCCAATTTTTGCTGCTCTAGTAGTTCAACAAGCGACCGGACCGACTGAGCCGCTTTAACTGCGTACGAACTGCGATTGCCAAGTGAGCACTTCAACTCGTCCAACTCGGCACGAAGCAGATGATTGTCTTCGCGATACTTTTCTTCAATGAGACGTTTATCAGCCTCACACTTTCTCAATCTTTCTTCCAGATCCTTGATTCTCATTGCTGCCTATTTCAACGTCAACAATTGTTAGAAAAGAGCCAATACTTAGAGCGTGTCCGTACTATCGATAAAACTAGTGTACTACAAGTTGCTTAgatctaaacatgtttagaactTAGTGTGTCTGCAGTAgcactaaacatgtttagttgGCAGCTTAAACAACTTTCGCTAAACCTAGTTCAGAGGTACTTTAGTTCAAGTTGTCTAGGTTTCATGATGACACGCGTTCCGTTAGGAATAGCTGTTTCAAGTGCATCTCTCTTCTTGGTCTTATTTACGCTCATATGCATGAGATATTATGTTAAGAAAGTGCCTCAGGCAGTCCGAACGTTCTTTGGCACGCTGCCTCCCGAGACATCTTGCTGCAATTGAGATCCCTAATGTAGCCTAGGTCCTCTGCGTGAGAAAGCCAAATGCGGACACTCTCAACTAATAGGTTTAGATTCTAAAGAAGATCTGTAGTGCGGACACAGTCGTATATGGAAACGAAAACTCCTGAACCTTTTTGCGTTGTCTCATTTCGTCTACGATTTGCTTATTCGCCTTTTTCTTTAACCGTTTTTTCTTCTCCATCACCTCCAACACCTTGGCACGAGCTTGCCCTAATGACATATCTACGAATGCATGCAATGCCCTACAATAAacagaacaatacaaatttcagGAAATTGTCTGTTGTCTGACCGTTTGTTATCTCTTCGTCTTCCGACGTATCTAGCAAGAGACTGGCACGGTTGACATCTTGTGTGGCAACGTCGACGGCAGCAGCTACGTCTGCGCTGTAATGAGACAAGCTGTCGATCTTCGACAAAACTTCTTCCAACGATTGCTTGATCGTGGAGTCGTCGATCACGTCGGACATCTTCGTAAAGCAGCAAACCAAGTCGTTGAGTAGCTCGTTGATTTGTACGTGTGCTCGACGTCGTCCGTATTTCTCTTGATCGAGTTGTACTTGCAGTACGACTGCGTCACGTGCCATTTGTTCCAATTGAGTCCCCAGTTCCTGGATAAGCGTTCGCTACAAGAAACACCGAATCTCTGCGATCAAGAACTTTGCAAACAGACATCAAAACTGACCTCGACTGACGGTATCCATTCACTTTCTTTGTATTTTAGCGTCGCAT
Coding sequences:
- the LOC134176783 gene encoding paramyosin-like, producing MSRLSGALQIRRSSDITGRAQQSEEMAISCSDTILRDLNYRLTGLLILQTLYATLLEETGRLRARLLRQEAECTILKDELLEVSKTDKSSVCAKEATHSGAVDDNDSSLFSPFCRAIQMRLTKCEEMIAGIEGMTAKGLIQQNYELRRSYQHEVMIREDLERQLDLHRQGKVSDNDQLDSRSCGDDATLKYKESEWIPSVERTLIQELGTQLEQMARDAVVLQVQLDQEKYGRRRAHVQINELLNDLVCCFTKMSDVIDDSTIKQSLEEVLSKIDSLSHYSADVAAAVDVATQDVNRASLLLDTSEDEEITNDMSLGQARAKVLEVMEKKKRLKKKANKQIVDEMRQRKKAAMRIKDLEERLRKCEADKRLIEEKYREDNHLLRAELDELKCSLGNRSSYAVKAAQSVRSLVELLEQQKLDLKAQLDRLVTEMAAIQEKRDELRHRNERLEEELRRLRDSALEEAAARVESDYKRVKLECKTLKEENSNLKERVELLQETAKRDGESQTETVKLFENKVGRYESEMKTLQDINASLSTNERQMAAKIASLETSLQNVSIGRVDTIPRRREESSSGLGSSGRAYMGEEQLQPELVSRNSQLLSSISARPGVHNDERVDTGFSAASDLAPQSLPTFQSVHNESRHPGPFQTRQREMRVSPAASSRTLSSLRDVGGLKRHDAGRDDSGVGRSSVGGYSMSLGGSRSMLGPPSRDTMQCLKCGTRFSVRDLERYERHIRDCYSS